A single window of Streptomyces sudanensis DNA harbors:
- a CDS encoding enoyl-CoA hydratase/isomerase family protein: MSEQQSEQQSEERYGEFVAVRRHGYVAELVLDRPKAMNAVSTEMARSIAAACDALAADRDARVTVLTSSNDRAFCVGADLKERNSFTDADLMRQRPTARAAYTGVLELPMPTIAAVRGFALGGGFELALSCDLIVADATAVVGLPEVSVGVIPGGGGTQLLPRRVGAARAAELVFTARRVPAAEAAGLGLVDELVEDDARGAALELGGRIAANSPVGLRAAKRALRLGHGLDLRAGLEVEDGAWRSVAFSGDRREGVAAFNEKRAPRWPGE, encoded by the coding sequence ATGTCCGAGCAGCAGTCCGAGCAGCAGTCCGAGGAGCGGTACGGGGAGTTCGTCGCCGTGCGCCGGCACGGGTACGTGGCGGAGCTGGTCCTCGACCGGCCCAAGGCCATGAACGCGGTGTCCACGGAGATGGCCCGCTCCATCGCCGCCGCCTGCGACGCGCTCGCCGCCGACCGCGACGCCCGGGTCACCGTCCTGACCTCCTCCAACGACCGGGCCTTCTGCGTGGGTGCCGACCTCAAGGAGCGCAACTCCTTCACCGACGCGGACCTGATGCGCCAGCGGCCGACCGCCCGCGCCGCCTACACGGGCGTGCTGGAGCTGCCCATGCCGACCATCGCGGCCGTGCGGGGCTTCGCCCTGGGCGGCGGCTTCGAGCTGGCGCTCTCCTGCGACCTGATCGTCGCCGACGCGACCGCGGTCGTCGGACTGCCCGAGGTGTCCGTGGGCGTCATCCCCGGCGGCGGCGGCACGCAGCTCCTGCCGCGCCGGGTCGGGGCGGCGCGCGCCGCGGAGCTGGTGTTCACCGCCCGCCGGGTGCCCGCCGCGGAGGCCGCCGGGCTGGGGCTGGTGGACGAGCTGGTCGAGGACGACGCGCGCGGCGCCGCCCTGGAGCTGGGCGGCCGGATCGCCGCGAACTCGCCGGTGGGGCTGCGCGCCGCCAAGCGGGCCCTGCGCCTGGGGCACGGCCTGGACCTGCGGGCCGGGCTGGAGGTCGAGGACGGGGCGTGGCGGTCCGTCGCCTTCTCCGGGGACCGCAGGGAGGGCGTGGCGGCGTTCAACGAGAAGCGCGCGCCGCGCTGGCCGGGGGAGTAG